The genomic DNA ctcttcctttcctccctccctgcctgtctCAGGCATGTATGCATCCATGCACTCCTGTATTCTCTCCTTCAGCAAGTATTTCTTGAGGACCTGCTAGATGTCAGCCACCATGTTAGATCCAGGGAATACATGAGGATCAAAAAAGACCCAGTGCCTGCCAGGGTGGAGTTCATAATGAATTAATTCCCATTTTAGTGTTGCTAAGCATTGTCTTCTATCAGGTCCAAATTAAACTACAGATGAGACAAGGGAAAAAACATGTCTGTGTCCTGAGCCTCTAGATCAGTGTATGGAACCTGTTCTGTACTGACTTCACACAATGGGGATTGTGAGGCCATGACTGAATCAACATTATCTCTTCTCAGGTGGGAAGTGGAGCCCATTCACTGATTTCCCCTTCCAATATGGCCTTCTTTCCTGAACACGGAATGAACGAAACAGACTAGTTGGCAGGAAATGAAAGAGAACTAGCAGAAGGCATCCTGCCATAAACAATATCTGTTTTATTACCTTTAACCATGATTAAATGTGACTGGTTACCAAgtactatttttctttaatatttattgtatCCTAATATTATTGTGTATTAatacagataaatatttttagaggTAAACtgtgaataaacagaaaatttccACACTATCATCTCATATAAAGTTTATCTATTAAATGTTATCTTTCTGAGTCTTTTGGATAAGTAGTAtagatgattaaaaataaatatttttaattctaaaaaatcACTTTAGCCAGTAGATTTGACCTCCCTGCTCACCAAATACTTAATTGACCTgtgaacagaaaataataaaatcagttGTCTGGTTTGAGTTTCAGCTCTCAGTATTTCCTTTAGTTAGAAATCTATTAATAATAAATGAcacccctactttttttttttttttttgcggtacgcgggcctctcactgttgtggcctctcccattgccgagcacaggctccggacacgcaggctcagcagccatggctcacgtgcccagccgctccgcagcatgtgggatcttcccggaccggggcatgaacctgtgtcccctgcatcggcaggcggactctcaaccactgcgccaccagggaagcccaacaccccTACTTTTCACCCCTGCTCCCTCCACCATAGCAGTAAAAATGAACTATTCACAAATTATCAGCTACAAACATTGGAAAGTCAGTTCTTATCCTAAAAGAAAGTGTCTAACTTATTATTGAGGGTTGAGGttttcaaaagcatttcttaaattcttatgtgtcctatttttgtttgttttccttaaaaaagaattttttaaaggacTCATTTCATAGTAGAGATAAGCATAATCACTTTGAAAAGCCAAGAAATAGTTGTTGAGATTCTCATTGTTATTGTATCCCAAACTATTACAAAATACTGGATCATCTAGTGGAACTATGGCAGCCTGCTCACaacttaaatttatatttacactTACAGTgagaatatttgttttaattattaaggattaaatgagatgatacatatAAAATCCCCAAGAGAAAGGGCACACAATAAAAGATAACTATCAACACAGTGGAACCACTTCTAAAAATCCATGTTGGTTTCcacatttgcattttctttgggCATCTTCAGGCATATATAAACCCAAACTGGTAACGATGCTGGCAGGCAATGACCAAGACATAGTGCTGACTGGACCCTATTGTTGGAGACTTTTCAAAGTCAAGTGCCTCTAATACATATGTGTAAGTTCTAAGCTCTAGCTCTATTAATTCCTGGGTAGAAATTTAAGAAGAATTTGTTTTACCCCCTTCCCCAGGTGATAAAGTCATCCCACTCTTTGTTCCCCAGTGTGGAAAGTGCAGTGTTTGTAAACACCCGGAAGGCAATTTCTGCCTGAAAAACAGGTAAGTTTCTGATACTCTCCTTATGCAGCCAAGGAATTTGCACATCAGTTATACTCCTGTCTCATACCCTCATGTGCCTGTGTGTTGCACTGACCAGTATGACCAAGCCTCGGGGGACCCTTATGGATGGTACCAGCAGGTTCACCTGCAGAGGGAAGCCCATCTACCATTTCATCGGCACCAGCACCTTCACTCAGTACACAGTGGTGGATGAGATGTCGGTGGCCAAGATTGATGCAGACTCACCGCTGGAGAAAGTCTGTCTCATTGGCTGTGGATTTTCTACTGGTTATGGGTCTGCGGTCAAAGTTGCCAAGGTAGGAATTACAATGGGTGATAAAACCAGCTACACTCAGACTGTCAGGAGCTAAAAGGAGAGCAGCTTCTCACAGGAATCAGAGATCATGCTACACAGATTTACTGGTAGCTTCTCCCCCCACCACCGTAATAATATTGACATGCTCCATAGAATCGAGTCTGTTGATTATAAGTAGAAAATGCCCTCAGAAGGAATTGAGAGCGCATCCTAGAAAATTTATCTGTTAATCACAAATGAAAAGCTGTTGATAATTAACTAAGAGAAAGTAAAGATGTTTTCAATAATTATTCTTCTACATGTGTTTTTCTATGGGATTACTAAATTTTAGAGCTGGGAGCTCGTTTTGTCATTCATTTTGTAGTTAGCACCAACATGAGCCATACACAGCAGTTTCCACTAAGTTCTGCGTcaggaaaagtaaatgaaatgaagGCGTTGCCTTTGAGGAGTATCTAGTCCATGGATCTTCTACTCCCAGAATTATGACCAACAGTACATTTCAAAGCCTTACCTGATATGCCGATATGCTTCCAAACTGAGGGTCGCCAACATACCCGCTCTGTGGATCTCTACGAGGAAAGCAATGAAGCTTCAATGATGCATGAAGCATTTATTCCACTGCTATACCTCCACCCCTgccacaaatacacacacacacacacacacacacacacacacacacttcagaagTGGTAGATTTTAAGGAGAAATTCTTTAAAGGCTCCTCTTCCCAAAAGGCTGGAAATCTAGTAGTATCCTTTCATTTTatgaaactgaggtccagagacatAGAGCTATTTGCCCAAAATCTCACAACTGGTTAATATGACAgctgtgactagcttctttctcAAAACTCCTGCTGAATCATAAACCATAATACATAATTACCAGCACTTTTAAATCACAACCACAAGCCTCATGTTTTTCTAAGGTAAAAAAATGGTGTTGTGCCCCACAGAATGTTTACTTGGGACAGGAGGAACATTTCACCCACACTGAAGGCTAACTGTAGCAGATCAGGTTTATTAAACAGTTCCTTAGGCAAGTTAAACAATTGAGAGCACGTGTTTTCCAAATTTCTGTGAGCCTAGCACTAAGTCCCTTGTGCAATTGCCTCATCTGAGCAGGTGGTCCAACTGAACCTACACACAGAAGCCAAGAAGCACTTGTGATGATGAATTTCATCCATTATTAAAGTACAGACTAGCTTTTCATTGCATTATTCTTCAttagtgtattttaaaaagcagacataAAGACCCACTCAGAGCACACCGGTCCCAAGCAGTATTATCTTAAACTTACCTGTTAAATTTCCCCTGTTGTTAAGTTTGCTTTAAGCCGAGGATAACTCTTCTATGCTTCACCGATAATTTCTGCTCTCATTATACTGATCATGACTACTGAAAGTTAATGAAAAAAGGAGTTAATTATTGAGGGTTcaattggattattttttttcagtctcctctcttctacttattatttaatttccccaaaattgtgtttgtgtatgtgtgatgGACTGAAGCTGGCTATCAATAGATTCTCTTTAAGGGGGGTCACTAGCATTTAGAGCTCAAAGATCATCCAGTCCACTGGCTCCCAGCTTGGGTTTCCCATTGGAGTCACCTGGAGACTCAGTCTCACCTGCAGAGAGTCTGATTTAATTGCTTATGGGCTGTGACCTGGGTGTTGAGATTCTTtttcaaagctccccaggtgagtCTTATGTCTagcaaaatttgagaaccactgatctaattCAACCCCTTCATTTTAAACATGAAGCAGCTGAAGCCAAAAGAAGTTTTGAAAACAGATGGACATAGTTTGAGTCGCTCCTGACAAGGGAAAAGCATGGCACTTTATACAATTTAGGCTCTTTCTAACAGTCATTAATCTGTATTTGCATTTTCTGAAAACACAGGTCACCCAGGGCTCCACCTGTGCCGTGTTTGGCCTCGGAGGAGTTGGTCTGTCTGTTATCATAGGCTGTAAGGCAGCTGGAGCAGCCAGGATCATTGCAGTGGACATCAACAAAGACAAATTTGTAAAGGCCAAAGAGGTGGGTGCCACTGAGTGCATCAACCCTCGGGACTATGAGAAACCCATCCAGGAGGTGCTGAAGGAAATGAGTGGTGGAGGTGTGGATTTTTCATTTGAAGTCATCGGTCGTTTTGACACCATGGTATGTACCCTGAAATGCCTTGAGACATCAGCTTCTGCATTCTAGAGTCTACTTTTATGCAGCAgaatataaacattatatataaagaatattttttaaactatggcAATTTTCCATCTCCTATTTGTTACCTGGATTGCTTAATTATTATTATGAGGAATCTCATTCCATCAGTTACATATAACTGTCACaagtattatttcctttttagagACAGAAGAGGGTTTTTTTATTGAGccatcataaatttattttaatttttagttcaAAAAATTCAACCTCAAGtcaatataaagaatataaattcTGGTTTCAAGTTGGCAAGTTTGATTTTTCCCCCACATTCTTAACAAAAAATGGTTTGACGATTTTTATAGGTTTTAATGGATATCATAttttggccaaaagaaaaaatgagcaaCTTTAGGCTCCGTATCATTTTATTAACAGAAAATATGCCCTGTTTTTACCACAGCAcgcagcacagtgcctggtacataatacgCATTCGAATCTGTGTGTTGAactgaatactttaaaaagtcaacaGGTTTTTCCACCCAAAAAATTTAAGTGATATGTATCTCATAGTGTTGTTTctggattaagtgagataaacatgtaaaatacttagcacGTGCCACCTGTCAGTAGCAAGCTCTTATTAATAAATGTCAGCTGGGGTCATCAACGTACAGTACTGTTTGCAATCTTGCAGCACTTACATcgtctttaaaatatacatattacttTCAAATAATTACAATTATCAATTGCAACAGAGAACACATCCCTAGCTACATTTCACCTAACCAGAATTCTCTAGAATCCTAATGAAAACACCCCCAGAgaccaacaaaaaaaagccccctTTTAAGGTTCTCCAGTAAGCCCCAGCAGTGTTGGTAGTAAGAAGCAGCACCTAAAGAGTAAAGCTCTTTGCAGCCTTGACCTGGGACAATATGTCATAGATGACTGAAGTTCCAATACAATCCAACTTTTTCCAAGGCTCTAGCCTTTCTCCTTATGCCATTTTTCTATGGTTTCCCCTCCATTTTCTCTTGTGGAATTGGACTGTTTTAAATGTCTGATAGCCACATGTTCTAAAGTTCTCTGGTCTTCCAAATGTCATACTCCAAAATCAAAGGACTGATTATTATATATTTCAGGGGGGGATCTTAAATGACTTTCTTACTGCAAACCTGCTTAAAAACCTGACTGGAGGGGAAAGGCTTTCTTTTCAAGTTCCAGAGTAATAGGTGTAGTTTAAAGTAAAGTCACACAGGAGTTAAAAGCACATTTAAAACATGCCCATTTTAGGTCAACAACTATatggaaaggtgctcaacatcattaatcaccagggaaatgcaaatcagaaccacagagAGATATTACCTCATCCCTGTTAgagtggctattatcaaaagacaagcaataacaagtgttggagattgtgtggaggaaagggaattttgtgcactgttggtgggaatgtaaaattggtacagccattatgaaaAGCAGTATAAAGGGTTCCTCCAAAAATttaagatagaactaccatatgatccagcaatcccacttctgggtatatatccaaagaatatAGAAATCactatctgcacccccatgttcactgcagcattattcataatagccaagatatggaaacaacctacatgtccattgatggatgaacagataaagaaattgtgatgtatatataatatatatattcatatatattctattcaataatatattcaataatataattcatatgaatgagtattattcagccataaaaaagaagtcctgccatttgcaacaacatggaataACCCGCaggacattatgcaaagtgaaataaggcagacacagaaagacaaatattatatgacctctcttacatgtggaaactaaaaaaatcaaattcttagAACCACTGAGTAGAACAGTGGTGGCCAGGGTCtggaggagtgggggaggaaTAATGGGTAGatgtcaaagagtacaaacttttagttatgagtaagttctggagacTTCCACGTACAGCATGGTTATTATAGTTAATACTACTATACTGTATACttcaaatttgctaagagagtagatctcagatgttctcactacaaaaaaagGTAGtagctatgtgaggtgatgaatgtgaattaacttgattgtggtaatcatttcacatgGTATATTAAATAATCACATTGTTCACCCTAAAAAATCACATTGTACAacctaaaaataaacaatttttatttgtcaatcatacttcaacaaaactgtaaaaaaataaagtacataaattaagaaaaaagtgtcCACTAGAAATGGGCGGTAGAAATGGGGATCCATTAAAAAGGGAGACTGTGAAgtgggaaagagagaaatgttGATGATGTAATTGACCTTGTATCGGGTTCACCATCAAAATACCTGGTTCAAAGTACTGAGTTCAAAATATCTTAATAAGTAAATGAAGAATGAGTTAACTAACTCAGATTGCCCAGGGGTCATGTGATGATAAACATTACCTTTATTTGAGGAATCAGATTACATATATGTAATGAGATTTGccactttattattttctaaagaagacttaagtacatacaaacatacaaattcattcatctattgtCTCACTCAAAAATATCTTCTGGGCATTTTCTAAAGCCACACCTAGTGGCTTCAGGAAATAATGGGGAATGAAGAAAAAGGCATAATCTCctcccgccacacacacacaatttagcTAGATCCATATTACACGATACCGTGTATCATAAGTTGGGACTACCAGAAAATCCACTTTAATGATGCTACATATTAATTTTATTCCAGATGGCTGCCTTGTTGTGCTGTCACGAAGCATATGGAGTAAGCGTCATTGTAGGAATAGCTTCTAGTGCCGAAAATCTCCCTATGAACCCCATGTTGCTGTTGACTGGACGTACCTGGAAAGGAGCTGTTTTTGGTGGTACGTAGTTAGGCTTGAGGGCCAAATTCTTACTAACTTcaggatttcttcctttttacaaGTGACAAGGCCAGGTTTTAAAATGCAGtgtagggacttcgctggtggtgcagtggttaagaatccacctgccaatgcaggggacatgggtttgatccctggtccaggaagatcccacatgccacggagcaactaagcccatgccccacaactactgagcctgtgctctagagcctgtgagccacaactgagcccgcatgccacaattactgaagcctgtgcgcctagagcctgtgctctgcaacgagagaagccaccacagtgagaagcccgcacaccgcaacgaagagtagcccccgctcaccgcaactagagaaagcccgcgcgcaacaacaaagacccaacacagccaaaattaattaattaattaatttaaaaaaataaaatgcaatgtagtttaaaaataaactaaagttCCTTTGTATCTACAGGCTCCAAATCAACTAGATGTGGAACTAATGCATACAGAAAGTCCCAAGATAGACTTTAATGGAGTCCCCATAAACTAACAAGGATCTTTCAGCATCATCTCCTTTGATACTTGTGACTGCACAATGCACTGAAATACCTAGGAGGATCCAGGAAATCCACAGCGATAATCTATGTCTGCACTCACTGCCCCAATTTAgacaattgttaaatcttcttcttcACTTTGAGAATAACCATCTGTACTATAATTTCTCTATGAGAGAACTAATAACCAAGGACCCTAGTTTGTTTGGAGAGATTGTATTAAAAAGTCAAACCACCGCAAAAGGATATTGAAACACACCATCTCTTCTTAACCTCAGTAATAGTAGTCTGTGGACACTTTACAAACTTTCATTTAAATTCTATGTGGAAAGTCTCCTCTCCAATTCTCCTCATATCTGGCTGAATCTAACATTGATGTCACTTCCTTTTCAGGCTTTAAAAGTAAAGATTCTGTCCCCAAACTTGTGGCTGATTTTATGGCTAAGAAGTTTCCACTGGATCCATTAATAACCCATGTTTTaccctttgaaaaaataaatgaaggatttGACCTGCTTCGCTCAGGAAAGAGGTAGACTTTAAGTTTCTTTTCATGGTGCGGTTTGACtaacagagaaaaaaaggtagaaggaTGAGAGAAAGCAAGGGTGCAGTACCTTGGTTTTCCATTCATAGTTCAATCTTTGCATGTAGGACACTTAAGATCATGTTGTGAGAAGCTAAATGCTTTGCACTGCCTGTTTTGTTGAAGCCAAATTATGTTGGTCACAGTAAATCTGAAT from Pseudorca crassidens isolate mPseCra1 chromosome 4, mPseCra1.hap1, whole genome shotgun sequence includes the following:
- the ADH1C gene encoding alcohol dehydrogenase 1C yields the protein MSTAGKVIKCKAAVLWELKKPFSIEEVEVAPPKAYEVRIKVVATGVCRSDDHAINGSLVTPLPAIIGHEAAGIVESIGEGVTTVKPGDKVIPLFVPQCGKCSVCKHPEGNFCLKNSMTKPRGTLMDGTSRFTCRGKPIYHFIGTSTFTQYTVVDEMSVAKIDADSPLEKVCLIGCGFSTGYGSAVKVAKVTQGSTCAVFGLGGVGLSVIIGCKAAGAARIIAVDINKDKFVKAKEVGATECINPRDYEKPIQEVLKEMSGGGVDFSFEVIGRFDTMMAALLCCHEAYGVSVIVGIASSAENLPMNPMLLLTGRTWKGAVFGGFKSKDSVPKLVADFMAKKFPLDPLITHVLPFEKINEGFDLLRSGKSVRTVLTF